The Desmonostoc muscorum LEGE 12446 genome includes a region encoding these proteins:
- a CDS encoding class I SAM-dependent methyltransferase: MTAAVNTNLGFASRLVNAILAIQPLANLAKHQARQMMIKRAERIGVPWTQEVETLKARDWKTDLAKVENPQLSYPEYYLRPFHAYEGGNLTWKAACELEVAARTVHAGIWQDAGAQGDAKLRQSYHDVLKAQLPNQPQNILDLACGVGLSTFAMQEIYPHAKITGLDLSPYFLAVAHYRAEQRQAKINWLHAQAESTGLPDASFDLVSIFLMCHELPQSATRQIFAEARRVLRPGGYLAIMDMNPKSEVYKKMPAYILTLLKSTEPYLDEYFGLDIQQAIIEAGFQPPTIANNTHRHRTIIAQVSG, from the coding sequence ATGACTGCTGCTGTAAACACTAATCTTGGCTTCGCTTCCCGCTTGGTCAATGCCATACTGGCAATCCAGCCTTTAGCCAACCTAGCCAAGCATCAAGCTAGACAGATGATGATTAAACGTGCCGAGAGAATTGGTGTGCCTTGGACGCAAGAAGTCGAAACACTAAAGGCACGTGATTGGAAAACCGATCTAGCTAAAGTAGAAAATCCCCAGCTTTCCTACCCAGAATACTACTTGCGGCCATTCCACGCCTACGAAGGTGGAAACCTAACTTGGAAAGCTGCTTGCGAGTTAGAAGTTGCGGCTCGTACTGTCCATGCCGGAATTTGGCAAGATGCTGGAGCGCAAGGAGATGCTAAACTCCGCCAAAGTTATCATGATGTCCTCAAAGCGCAACTCCCCAATCAACCCCAAAACATTCTAGATTTGGCCTGTGGTGTGGGTTTGAGTACCTTTGCGATGCAAGAAATTTATCCCCATGCCAAAATTACAGGCTTGGACTTATCTCCCTACTTCTTAGCTGTTGCCCATTACCGCGCCGAGCAGCGCCAAGCTAAAATCAATTGGCTTCATGCCCAAGCTGAATCTACCGGATTACCTGATGCCTCTTTTGATTTAGTTTCGATTTTCTTGATGTGCCACGAATTACCCCAATCAGCAACTCGACAGATTTTCGCTGAAGCCCGGCGTGTTCTGCGTCCAGGTGGTTACTTGGCAATCATGGACATGAATCCTAAATCGGAAGTGTACAAAAAAATGCCAGCTTATATTTTAACTTTGCTCAAAAGTACCGAACCGTATTTAGATGAATATTTTGGTTTGGACATTCAGCAAGCTATTATTGAGGCGGGTTTCCAACCTCCCACCATCGCTAACAATACCCACCGTCACCGTACAATTATTGCTCAGGTGAGTGGTTGA
- a CDS encoding DUF3352 domain-containing protein, which translates to MPESKSKFLIPAVGAAVVIAGSIAAYTYLKGGPSGGSSDALGSAKVVPSTAMMATYITTDPQAWAKLQQFGTPEAQKLVAKGLEDLNKEMFSDNNISYEKDIKPWAGGVMIALLPPNPVKPVQLNLPPGAPTAPKNVQPEPNILVVVGIKDKISALNFANKLKSQKGVKFQESDYQGQKIIETTENGKPTYSVVLDNSHLVLAPEKQAVEKAIDTFKGQSSFASKEGASTILKGVDVKNTLAQIYVPDYAGMVQQLAAASPQATQLPPQTLAQLKQVKSVVAGVGVDDAGVRVKAIANLDPQLIKYQYQSTPGNIVGQFPTDTFALVSGNGISRGWETVVEQSKNTPELKQALEQVRGQLKFVNIDLDKDVFGWMNGEFALGAIPSNQGVLASVGFGGALVFDTSDRKTAEATLTKLDTLAKTQQINIANRNIGGKDVTEWQIPQQGALLAHGWLDQDTVFVAVGGPVAEAIANRKSESLDKSEAFKAVTGSLQKPNSGYFYLDMDKTKTLPVINSFISAEANTILSSIRGFGITATSPDKSTSELEMLLALKPAAK; encoded by the coding sequence ATGCCTGAAAGTAAATCAAAGTTTCTCATTCCTGCTGTTGGCGCTGCTGTCGTTATAGCAGGAAGTATCGCGGCTTATACGTATTTAAAAGGCGGGCCATCAGGGGGTAGCTCGGATGCTCTGGGCAGTGCCAAAGTAGTACCTTCAACAGCGATGATGGCTACTTATATTACTACTGACCCGCAAGCTTGGGCAAAGTTACAACAGTTTGGCACTCCAGAAGCACAAAAGTTAGTGGCCAAAGGTCTGGAAGATTTGAATAAGGAAATGTTTAGTGACAATAACATTTCTTATGAAAAAGACATCAAGCCTTGGGCTGGTGGTGTCATGATTGCTCTGCTACCACCAAATCCCGTGAAACCCGTACAATTAAATCTGCCCCCTGGCGCACCTACTGCACCGAAAAATGTACAGCCAGAACCAAATATTTTGGTAGTAGTAGGAATCAAGGACAAAATCAGTGCGTTAAATTTTGCCAATAAATTGAAGTCACAAAAAGGCGTTAAATTCCAGGAATCCGACTACCAAGGTCAAAAAATTATTGAAACTACAGAAAATGGCAAACCCACTTATAGCGTTGTTTTAGATAATAGTCACTTAGTATTAGCCCCCGAAAAACAAGCTGTAGAAAAAGCAATTGACACGTTTAAAGGACAGTCCTCCTTTGCCAGCAAAGAAGGTGCAAGCACCATTCTCAAAGGAGTAGATGTTAAAAACACCCTTGCCCAAATTTATGTACCAGACTATGCAGGTATGGTACAGCAATTAGCTGCTGCAAGTCCTCAGGCAACCCAGTTACCCCCACAAACCTTGGCACAACTAAAGCAGGTGAAATCTGTAGTGGCGGGAGTTGGTGTTGATGATGCAGGAGTGCGAGTCAAAGCGATCGCCAATTTAGATCCCCAACTGATCAAATATCAGTATCAATCAACTCCTGGGAATATAGTCGGGCAATTTCCCACTGATACCTTTGCTTTGGTTAGCGGAAATGGCATCAGTCGTGGCTGGGAAACAGTAGTAGAACAGTCCAAAAATACTCCAGAATTAAAACAAGCTCTGGAACAAGTGCGCGGACAACTGAAATTTGTCAATATCGACTTGGATAAGGATGTTTTTGGCTGGATGAACGGGGAATTCGCCTTAGGTGCCATACCATCAAATCAAGGGGTATTAGCAAGTGTTGGTTTTGGAGGTGCTTTAGTATTTGACACCAGCGATCGCAAAACTGCCGAAGCCACCTTGACAAAATTAGATACCCTCGCCAAAACTCAACAAATCAACATTGCCAACAGAAATATCGGCGGTAAAGACGTAACTGAATGGCAAATCCCCCAACAAGGAGCTTTATTGGCACATGGTTGGTTAGATCAAGACACTGTATTTGTAGCTGTTGGTGGCCCTGTTGCTGAGGCGATCGCCAATCGCAAAAGTGAATCTCTCGACAAGAGCGAAGCTTTCAAAGCCGTTACTGGTTCATTGCAAAAGCCCAACAGTGGCTATTTCTACCTAGATATGGACAAAACTAAAACTTTACCCGTAATCAATAGTTTCATCTCTGCTGAAGCCAATACCATCCTCAGTTCCATTCGTGGTTTTGGTATCACCGCCACCAGCCCCGACAAATCCACCAGTGAATTAGAGATGCTGTTAGCTCTCAAGCCTGCTGCAAAATAG
- the mscL gene encoding large conductance mechanosensitive channel protein MscL — protein MARARRRASGFFGDFQEFALKGSVVDLAIAVIIGTAFTRVITSLVENVIMPLINPLISVTGKDWRTITISPGIAIGQFLGAILDFLIIALILFVAIRALQKLKRQEDVAIESPLSDPKLAAQERLTGALDRLNQTLEARNNQVL, from the coding sequence ATGGCAAGAGCAAGAAGAAGAGCAAGTGGCTTTTTTGGAGATTTTCAAGAATTTGCCCTCAAAGGTAGTGTAGTTGACTTAGCGATCGCCGTGATTATTGGCACTGCCTTTACTAGGGTGATTACCTCCTTAGTTGAGAATGTGATTATGCCATTGATTAACCCCTTAATTAGTGTGACTGGCAAAGACTGGAGAACAATCACCATTAGTCCAGGAATTGCGATCGGTCAGTTTCTTGGTGCAATCCTGGACTTTTTGATAATTGCTTTGATCTTATTTGTAGCAATTCGTGCCTTACAAAAATTAAAGAGGCAAGAGGATGTTGCCATTGAATCTCCACTCTCAGATCCTAAGCTTGCAGCTCAGGAAAGACTGACTGGTGCATTGGATAGGCTCAATCAGACATTGGAAGCTCGGAATAATCAAGTTTTGTAA
- a CDS encoding PrsW family intramembrane metalloprotease gives MVDLSLVLWAAIPPLLLLGYYYYRMPFAPPVFRLLMFFIIGAISGILALSLEWIFESVVNSVLDWQQIKQSLPAIALRQLVEIGPIEEGCKLAAVVIPTYYLQRSYRLLHSSVFLFTIAVALGFTAEENWIYLFHGTASILDRSIGTPVHAMFSAPWGYALGIYISSKNRLNRDRKFIFRAWLNSVICHALVNVLSSAWRYSLPLRFLSYGLFPFLLWMFWRLEQLLRKVQGKPVITLIWERTPQRRYWQRSLVLFALLLGGNAIFGLFLLGRKISPLSPLKLFDTYILWFIVTRFLLNLFFGVLAWGIYQYLRHSARRRYF, from the coding sequence GTGGTTGATTTATCCCTGGTGTTGTGGGCAGCAATACCACCGTTGCTGCTGCTAGGCTACTATTATTATCGGATGCCATTTGCCCCACCTGTATTCAGGTTGCTGATGTTTTTTATCATCGGGGCAATATCTGGTATTTTAGCCCTGAGCCTGGAATGGATTTTTGAAAGTGTAGTCAACTCGGTTCTAGACTGGCAGCAGATTAAGCAATCGCTTCCTGCTATAGCCTTGCGCCAGCTTGTGGAAATAGGCCCAATTGAAGAAGGCTGCAAGTTGGCTGCGGTTGTTATCCCAACCTACTATCTGCAACGCTCTTATCGATTACTTCACTCTAGCGTTTTCCTCTTCACTATAGCCGTTGCCCTTGGATTTACAGCTGAAGAGAACTGGATTTACCTTTTCCACGGTACAGCATCTATTCTTGATCGTAGTATCGGTACGCCAGTCCACGCCATGTTTTCTGCGCCTTGGGGATATGCCTTAGGAATCTATATTTCCTCTAAAAATCGGTTAAATCGAGACAGGAAGTTCATTTTTAGGGCTTGGCTAAATTCTGTAATCTGTCATGCCTTAGTTAATGTTCTATCTAGTGCTTGGCGTTACTCATTACCCCTACGTTTCCTGAGTTATGGTTTATTTCCGTTTCTGTTGTGGATGTTTTGGCGACTAGAACAATTACTGCGAAAAGTACAAGGCAAACCTGTAATTACCCTGATTTGGGAGCGTACACCACAGCGCCGTTACTGGCAGAGGAGTTTAGTGTTATTTGCCCTCCTGCTGGGTGGAAATGCTATTTTTGGGCTGTTTCTCTTAGGCAGGAAAATTAGTCCTTTGAGTCCATTGAAGCTTTTTGACACTTATATTTTGTGGTTTATAGTTACTCGCTTTTTGCTAAATCTCTTTTTTGGAGTTTTAGCCTGGGGCATTTATCAGTATTTGCGACATTCCGCCCGGCGTCGGTATTTTTAA